From the Populus nigra chromosome 13, ddPopNigr1.1, whole genome shotgun sequence genome, the window TAACATAATTCATCCTAAAAGAATCAATTTACATCAATTTTACATTTCTCACAATTTTAACCAAGAACCCTAATTTGAAAGTTTAGCGATGTTGCTTAAAATTTGACTAAACCTCATTCAACAATGAAATAATTAGTAGAGAACACTTTACTCATCTTTTTTATGCTCAATGTATGGCCTTTAGGTGATTTTCTTccaccttttcttcttccttttcaaaaTCCTTTGGTTTTTCTCTATAACACTCATTTTCTCTCACTTTAATCTATCCTAAATATTGTGTTGAAGTGTTTAAACTCTAATAACTTTACATATGATGTCCCAATACTTggttttaaataagaaattagagAAAATGCAAGAAGAAGAGGATAAGAAAGCTTCTCCTTCCCTTCCATGGTCGGCACAAAAGAGAAGGGCTAGaattttttgttagatttataGTTTTGCCAATGTCTTATGTCTTTTAAATAATTCCAGGTAATTCTCCAAGTTTCTGATAAAAATTGATACTATATTTGaacaaatttatttgtattCCTTGACTAACCTTTGAGAAATTCCTTATTCCTAATTTACATTATTTAATGATCTTTCTATCatttattcctttttctttatcttagGGTTCTATTAATCAACATGGTCTTACTACCTTCGGTCCGATGTTTATGTCAGGGTTTACACTATTtcttgtatttaattatatacctttataattgttttggaCTTGTCAGGTtgagattttaatattgttGATCATTTTATGAATgctcaaatttattttacactattaaaatttaaaataaaatatttacatgtgAACATAAGAACAAAGATAACATGTCGTTtagaatttcaaatcatgcattTACAGGTCCTCAAATAGAATGTTGTTATGTTGCATTATTACCAACACAAATTATGTTATACAAGTTATATTATGGTGTTACgatgatcaaattaaatttttttggaacaaTTACATATTTTCACTCTCTCATGAAGCAATAAATCCAACTTGAAGTAGTAAATAACAGAAAACaccttcaaattaaatcataatcAAGTAATTAACAAGTAAAACTCAAAATCTCAAatgaacaattaattaaatgaacTAGTGTCATTAAGTAATTTGAGTATCAGTTTGATCCAATcaagttaaaataattgatCCTCTAAATTTACTCTTTTAGTCAAACTATCAACGACatcttctaaatatttttaggcAAATAGTTTTGGTTATAATAAAcgaacaaaaacattaaaatgttACATcagtgtaaataaattttaatgttatttttgtgttttttaaaccaAATACTAACCTGCCTAGACTACTTCTTCAATTCTCTCTTACATCTTTTTCTTTGGGAAGATATAAGACATAACTTGAgttctcttcattttttattctatacaTTCACAATTGTGTATTTGTATGTTGATATTTTCACCACCATGCATAGGATTATTGCAGGTGTGAGTAGTTGTTGTTTTGTGTTCTTTGACTTTTTAGAGtttatttggtttttggttTGCTATATTGATACAAGTTTAGTTGGTTATctgtaatttatgaaaataatttaggaTTTAGGGTTAATGTTTAGGGTTGGGAGTTTGAGTCTAGGGTTAGGAATTTGAATTTAGATTTAGTGTTTAGGGATTAGGGGTTTAAGTTTAAGGTTAGGAATTTGAATTTAGAGTTAGTGTTTAGGATTAAGGGTTAGATGTTTGGATTTAAGGTTAATGTTTAAGAATTAGAGGTTTGGGGTATGGATTTAGGGTTAGTGTCTAGGGTTTGGAGTTAGTGTTAAAGcttgtttgagagtgtgataaaagttatttttcaaagtgcttttcatttgaaaatatatcaaaataatatttttttatttttaatattaatacatcaaaacaatctaaaaataccaaaaaaataatttgaagctaaaaaggttttttttttaataaaaagcacGGTTagaccataaaaacaaatacaacctTAATGTTTAGTGTTTAAAGTTTGGGGTTTGAATTTTAGGGTTAGTGCTAAAGTTTgagatttcatttaatattagaatttaGGGTTTGAGGTTTGTATTTTAGGTTGGTTAAGGTTTGTTTTTAAGGTGAGTGATTAGTATTATAGTATGAGGATTTAAGTTTAGTGTTTAGAGTTATAGTTTGAGGTTAGGATATTGTTTAGAGCTAGAggtcttttgtttatttttttaaattaaagtcatGGTTTCAAACATAACTTTTAATTAATgttgtagttttaaaacatgatttaaaaattatattattttacaaaaagacaaattcattattattttgccaacatgttttttaaagaatgttAATTACCCGCTATATCCTATGCAAGTCTAAAACTACTTTTGTAGTGATGATGTCAAGGGATATAAAAACATGATCACCGACATCATTTTTAACCAGCAATACATAGGTGGTTGCATCAACAGTTTTGTTATTCCTGAATTCAATATTCCTTATAAGGCATGTATCTATACccgggagggggggggggtgtggGGGTTTACGTGCATGgatagatgttatttttttctcactattttttaatctcatttcaTAATTTACTTTCATTATTTAGATAAACTAAACTaccttaaattatttattttttatataaatgatgatattaaatattaatagtaCATTGGTTCAATTATTGcgctaattaaaaataatatatttttttaaaattatcttaagaATACACTTCTTAAATGTTAGGTTTAAGGTTTGAATTTGgacacaataaatataaaaagagaacaTGCATGCTTAACTATTCCAATAACCTTCagattttgatattatatttatatatgtaaaatataattaaaagtagaaatcattttttctttggtaTAATTAgtgtatttaagttttttagaatatcatactatatttttttcttgttccggatttgtttttgtatattcaaaataaaatatttatttcaaaatacataatacagtaattaaaattttgaagaattaaaattttatatgtttttttaaatgaaatttaaattttaataataacaaatgccttgataaaatataaatatcatctatcaaaataaaaaattctattaaatattatatttttttatatctacaTTATTGTTAATCATAAATGAGGGATACGAATGTTAATAGTGATTTTGAgattatgatataaattatttttcaaagtatattttacatgtaaacacattaaaataatattttttatttttatttttaatatcaatatatttttaaggatttagaaaaaaaatattaatttaaaaaaaaaattaaatagcacGAATACAGCCTACAAACAAATACTGCCTTGCAAATCCATCGGGTGTCaaaccataataataatagaagaaaCAAGAATTTACACGCTGCGTACTTGGCGCGTGGAAGCGGAGAGCACAAGCGTCTCCAAACTCCACTACTACTACTTGCAAAGTAGCAATTTCAAGCACTATTCTCGCTCACAAAAAttcgaaataataataataaaaaagaaaaacccgcTGTGGCGCCAAAGCATTGCGAAAACATCAGAATGGCATTTTTGGAATACCAagctataaatacaaaaataaaaatccactccatttctctctctcactctctgtGTCGTGTACTGCGGATTTCACAGTTGAAGgcagataaaagaaaagaaggtactctctctctttctggaTGCCCCAAATCTAGGGTTCCTTTTAATATATTCGTGTAATTATTTACTCTTTAGTCAAGCTTCAATTCCTTAATTTAAAGCTCAAAACTTCACTTCACTTcacttgtctttatttttttaaaaggtaaaaattcAAGCTttactttggtttttttgggtttgtaggtTGGTTTTAAATgtgggttttgattttggtttgctAAAGTTATTAGATTTTAGTGTTTGGTTGGTAATTGAGTTGGCAATAGTCTTCTTTTAGGGTAAATATTCAATATTGTTGACTGGATTCTTTAGTTGGATTAAATGTgggtttttggttttgattctggttaatttaagtttttgtttctccctttttttaagGAATTTTAATTAATGGTACGGCTAGATTTAATATTGGTTATTATTAAGCCAGGTACTGGTTTTAAAGACTGAAATTTTGGGTTTGTTCTAGACTTTctgtatttatttctttttttgggcTTAATTGTTGTTTGGTGTCAGAGAAATGTTGCTGAAAAAGGAAACTGTTCTGTATTTTCTAGTTGGTAGttatgacttgaaaaaaaaattgattctaaGTCAGTGTGATTTCGAAATTTTTTATGTGCTATGTTGTGAGAGTTTGTGTCGTTAAGGTTGTGCAAGCAGTTGAAAACAAGTCATTgagattttctttgtttaaaaatcaaaatctaagcaatttttagtttgttatgttataaatatGGTTCTGTCTGCTTTCCCATAGTATACAAATGTTTGCATGTTTATCCGTTGTCGTGAGATCATGTTGATGGGAATTAAATGATCGAGTCTGGGGCTGTTAACAGATAGTGGGAATTGAATACCCAGGTGGAATTATGCTGAATGTTTGTCTGGAATTGCTTTTCCTGGAGAAGtggttttctaattattttcctAAAATTGACTATTTTACTGGGAATGAAGAGGGACATGTTGAAATGGGCTTACTGCAACTTTATCACTCAAATACTATGGGTTTTTCTTGACAAATACTGCTGCCAagcctttttttcttcataatttggATTAAAAAGATGAGTTTTTCTTTTGGGAGGGGTGGGGTTTTAAAAAATGTGCTTCTTTCGATGTTAGTGTATTGTCTGACAgttgttacttatttttcatttgttgaaTGATAATACATGGTTACCTCTATCAGTCTTCTCTTTATCGATGGAATTTATCCTAGTCAACATTCAATTATAGAACACGTGTAGAACACCTAACTTTGGTTGATCCTATCCAATTTTTCCTTGTGAGTTGATAGGATTGCTTGCTGATGCACATCACTTAAATTTAATAATGGTTTGTTTTGTGCAGCAATGGTTTTCTTCTACACACTTGACTTTTGGCCTGATTCTGTTGAACTTTTCCTCTGAACTAGctttctccctcttttctttaatatatttattttgcacTAGCATCTATCTTGTGTGACATCTCATCAGGATTTGCAAGATGGAGAGCCTGCACAGCTTCTGGCAACTGGGTGACGAGCTTCGAGGACAATCAAAAGTCTCAGAGGATCATAAGTGGTTAATGGCTGCTTTGAAATTGGCTGAGCAGACCCGAGGAAAGGGTGAACGTATGAATAACCTTGACCTTTCAAAGGGCCTTCCAGAAATGAGGTCAAGGGATAAGATTGGGGtccaagaagaaaataaatttgaaagtttcAATTTCAACATGATGAACTTGGAGTCCAAGATGACCGAAAATGGGAACAAAAGTTCCTTAAGGAACACTGCTTACAATATGAATGCAGTGTACcagaaaaacaacataaacagcGATGGCAATATGACTGGTAGCAAGTACAGTGGCAACAACCTCAGTAGCAAAGATCCCAGTAACCACAGCAATAACATTAATAACGACAACAACAATACAGTGGACAAAAGGTTCAAGACCTTGCCAGCCACAGAGACGCTTCCAAGGAATGAGGTGCTTGGAGGATATATCTTTGTCTGTAACAATGACACCATGCAGGAAGATTTGAAGCGACAGCTTTTTGGtaatttcttacttttttcCCCTCATGTTCTTGTTAGTTTTCCCTTAATGTTTAAAGTAACTTAAAAATTGTTAGATGGCCACAATTCAGATGCTATATCTTGTTTATATTATGAAGTATGAATACAACTTTGCCCATATGTCAGAACATTGAATGATGGGAAACCTTTACATATGTCACAAGTTTTGACTAGACGAGAGTTTTCTGTTGTTCAAGTTTTAACATGGGATGCTAAGTGATGAGCATTAAAAAGTGATTGTTTCATACTTTAAAGCTTTCTACTCAACTCTATGAGTACTAGTGTGTCCATATGATCTTGAGGTTTGTCTTTTCTTAACAACATTTGTGAAGTCTTATCTAATCATTTTTGCACAATTGATAGGTTTACCACCAAGATATAGGGATTCTGTCCGGGCAATAACACCTGGCTTACCTCTCTTCCTCTATAATTACACCACTCACCAGCTACATGGCATTTTTGAGGtttattctttaactttttaCTCCCTTAATTTGCAATGGTTTTCTCCAAGATGCTTGATGTCAAAAGTGTCTGCTGCAATGATTCTAGTACTTTTATCTATAACTTATGCTTCTCAATTTGGTCTTGCACAGGCAGCAAGTTTTGGGGGTTCGAACATTGATCCAACTGCATGGGAAGACAAAAAGTGTAAAGGAGAGTCAAGGTTTCCTGCTCAGGTAAAAATTGATTCCTAATATGGATTTTCAATAACTTAGTTGCTGTATCTTGAATcttcttcatttcatttccttttatttgCTTCCCTTTTTGGGTGATTAACAAACAGGTGAGGATCCGGATTAGAAAACTCTACAAGGCATTGGAGGAAGATGCTTTTAGGCCGGTTTTGCATCATTATGATGGCCCCAAGTTTCGCCTTGAGCTCTCAGTTCCTGAGGTAtgatcaacaataaaaaactttGCTGTCTGTGTCCCCTTAACTTCTGTTtgaatgtgtattttttttcctatatacaaattgatttttagttCTCATGTGCTCATAAATGCTACTATGATGGTTTTGCAGACTCTGGATCTATTAGACCTCTGTGAACAAGCAGGCTCTTTGGCTTAAGCAAATCTTCCAGAGTACGGAAATGATGCAGGCTTTGTGATGCATGTCAGCTTCTGCTTTTCACAGATTTCCCACAGAGCACAAGCTTGGGGTTTAGGTCTGGTTGGGTGAATCTTCTCGGGAGAGGGATGAATGGCATGTGAGCCAGCTGAATAAATGCATCTGTGTCTTGTAAAGATGGCTGTTTAGCTTCATTATGTTTATGCTTATGATGATATGATATAATAGACAGACATGGAGATGTAAAATAGAATGATAACTTGTGTAATTTCAAAGTCCTCAGAAGAAGGGGACAGCCTTGATGTGTCTTTAGTTTCTGTATGAAAACCGAGTGAATGACAGTTGCCTTGTGTGTTATGTCTAGCAAATCCATGTGGAGGTTCTTATCTAGCCTTTTCAATTCGGAACTTGTAGTCGGTTGAATCCTCTAGGTCAATGCAGAGTACAACTGAACGGCCCTCTTTTCACACTCAGCTAGGTAGCGTCGATGTTATTTGTGGGATGTGAGTGAGAAGTGCAGTCCTAAAATGTCAAGCAAAACGCAACTTGTTGTGATCGACTCTTTGTTGCAGCATGAGGCAGAGTGCATGCTGCAGTTAGCGTTGCTTGCAATTTGTAAGGAGACTTGCATGTATAAGTTGTGTATCAACCTGATTTTTTCATAGCAAAAAATcagtggaatttttttttaaagtcaggTTCTTGATgctttttataatatcattatttgaatttataaatgtattttatttattagcaaGTCACAATTCATATAGGGTAATGTAAATCAACATCCCATAAAAAATGACAATGCATATCCTCGCAACAGTATTTAAGGTTTATTGTAACAAAATTTATCTCTTAGTATAATGCAATACTTATGTGATTTTACAATATAACATTCTCATAAGAGAGAATATCACATACATATATTTATCACATCATGTTTACAAGATTGTACTTTCGCATCGTATTCTATTATAATTTTCGATACAAGTCTTTACAAAAGTATCGAATGATAAATATTCAATTAGTTCATTCGTTTTTATCAAATACATAGcacttaaaaacatattattacatACCACCTTTCAAAATATGTGAACCCATGGAACAAGCTTTTCTACGCACCTTGATTATGTGATGTCTctattataaaaacaacatgGATATAAGAATTGTAAATAATCTA encodes:
- the LOC133671546 gene encoding B2 protein-like, with the protein product MESLHSFWQLGDELRGQSKVSEDHKWLMAALKLAEQTRGKGERMNNLDLSKGLPEMRSRDKIGVQEENKFESFNFNMMNLESKMTENGNKSSLRNTAYNMNAVYQKNNINSDGNMTGSKYSGNNLSSKDPSNHSNNINNDNNNTVDKRFKTLPATETLPRNEVLGGYIFVCNNDTMQEDLKRQLFGLPPRYRDSVRAITPGLPLFLYNYTTHQLHGIFEAASFGGSNIDPTAWEDKKCKGESRFPAQVRIRIRKLYKALEEDAFRPVLHHYDGPKFRLELSVPETLDLLDLCEQAGSLA